From the Bacteroidia bacterium genome, the window GTCTGCTTACGTTTCGCTATTATGGTAGTAAAGTACCAGCATTCAAGCAGCACTTATTCAATAAATCATTTAGAGCCTCCTAAAAAACACCACCAAGCATCCAAATAGTAATAAATTAGTTTCTGAAAAATTTGATAATTTGAGTTGAATAGTTTTAATTTTACAATTCTTTAAATTAGGCCAAGCTACCATGATTACAACAGAAACACTTGCACGTTTCACGCGCTACAAGCGCATGGGCTGCGCTTTTCTAAATTCACAGCCGCCTTCGCCATAACACATCGTTTCCATTTTGCAAAGTGAGTTAGAAGTAAACGGCACCATAACCACCAAACAACTCATCATAGCAAACGAAAACCAAAAGCAAGATGTAACAGCCATGCTCAACGAACTAAAAAATGAAATAGCCCAACTAAAAGAACAAATTAATCAAATAACAAAAAATTAAAGGTGATGAAAAAACTTATACTTCTTATGTTAACTTTTGCTTGCAGCTTATGCAATGCACAAATTAATTTAGTGCCTAATTTTGGATTTGAAGAATACGATACGTGTCCGAATACTTGGGATGAAGTGAATCTTGCTACGGGGTGGAGTAAATATTGCCCTTCAAGTTATACGCCCGATTATTTCAATGCTTGTGCATCACCAAGTACAGTTGGTGTACCAAAAAGTTTATTCTGTTATCAATCAGATCATCGAAATTGTGGGGCTTACATGGGATTAGTTACATGGGGTGTAGCTGTTCCGAATGAAAGAGAATTAATAGGTATTCAACTAACTCAATCATTGGTTATAGGGCAAAAATATTTTCTGTCGTTTTATACTGTTATGGGTGGAGCAAGTGATGGAACATATTATTACGATGTTCCTTCCAATAATATTGGAATGCGTTTATCAACCGTTGCTTATTCGGCTTCTAATCCTGTTCCTATTGACAACTTTTCTCATTTACGCTCTACTACAATAATTACAGATACAGCTAACTGGATTAGGATTTCGGGTAGTATTGTAGCGGATTCGGCTTATCAATATTTGATTTTGGGTAATTTTTATGATGATGCGAATACTGATACCATATCACTCACTTGTCCTGAATGTTTTAATGCGTGGGGTTATTATTTAATTGATGATGTTTGTATAAGTACTGATTCCAGCCTGTGTAACGGTGGTATTGATGCCTTGCCTTGTGTGGTTTCCGTTGAAGAAAACATTCTTGAACATCAATTTTCTTTTTACCCGAATCCTGCAACTGATTTTGTTAGGATTCAAAATAACTTTAATGCTCCTTTTAATCTAAGCGTTTTTAATGCACTTGGGCAAGAACTTTACAGTAAACAAAATATTACTTCCAATAACCTGCAACTGGATGTAAATAGCTACAATGCAGGTTTGCTTTTTATTAAAATCACTTCGCAAAACAATCAATTTACATATAAACTTTTAAAACAATAGCTTATGAAGTGCATCAATTCAATACGGCTGATGAGATGACAAAGTTCAACGAGGCAATTGCTGCTGACCCTTCAAATGCAAAGCTTGCCAAACACCTTGCAGCACGCAAATTGATACATGCCGGAAAAATTAAAGAAGCCTGGATGTTGTTATTGGCATGATAAAACAAGACAAGTAAGTTGTTAAGTCCGGTATTATTGTGTATTAATGTAAGATAGTGTTCAATAAAAAAAGATCCCAAAACATTTGTTTTTAAAATTTAAACACTTACTTTTACACTACTAAATAACCATGCCATGTTAGAAAATAAACTTTGTTTGCCTTTATCGGGGAGTTGGCTGCGTTTTTCTTAGCCCGCAGCCACAACAGAAATCTTTTTTACATTTCTTGCTTTTACAAATTATTAATTAAATAATCCATAAATCTTTAATTGGGTAAAATGCAAGGTGATGCACCTGTTTTGGATTTAAGGATAAAAAGAAACTCAAAATGAAAAAATTTATACTATTAATTACCATTTACTGCTTTTTAATACAAACATCGGAAGCACAAATTAATTTAGTTAGAAACTATTCATTTGAAGATACAATAAGTTGTATAACAGGTGGCGGCCAAGTTTCAAAAGCAAGGTATTGGCAAATTGTATCTTTTACCCCAGATTATTTTCATACTTGTAGTCCTTTTTGGCAAGTAGGAATACCATTTAATAATTTTGGATTCCAATGGCCTAATACAGGAGAGGCTTATATGGGCGCAATTTCCTATTCCGCAAGCACACCTTTATATAGAGAATGTATTGGGCAGCAACTTTTCTCAGCTTTAAGCATAGGTGTTAAATACTATGTTACCTTGAAAGTTTGTTTAGCTTTTAGTCCAAGTACAGGTTGGAATGCTGCATGTAATAAAATAGGGGTTTTATTATCTACAACAAATTATTTAAATGATTCGAATATAATAAACAACTGGTGTCAAGTATCTTCTGATTCTATAATAAAAGATTCCATAAATTGGGTTACGGTAAGAGGGTCTTTTATTGCGGACTCCGCCTATTCTTTTATTACAATTGGTAATTTATTTAGCAATGCCAATACTGATACAATTAACTTGTCACCATCAAATACACATCAAGTATATTATTACCTTGATGATGTTTGCCTTTCTACAGATTCACTTTTTTGTGAATCATTAACTGTATTGCCTGAAGTAATTCACAATACAAAATTAGGTATTTATCCAAGCCCTGCCAAAGACAAGATACATATAGAAAACCTGCCTTCAAGCACAGTTTCGATTGAAATTATTAATGTGAACGGTATTATAATAAAAAAGATTTATCCTATAGGAAGGAAAAATTTAGTTGAAGATATTTCTATATATCAAGAAGGAATTTATATTTTAAAATTTAATTATGAATATTCAGAAAATACAGTGAAATTTATTAAATCTAACTATTAAATAAGTTTATTATGAGAACAAAATTATTTTGTACAGTAGTTGCGTTTACTTTAATTAGTGTTACATTGAACGCACAGCAGTGGAATGTTTTTGGAGGTAATTACCTCGCTGGTGCTGAATATATAGGAGCAAATGGAACAAGTATATTCCCATTAGAATTAAAGACAATTCCACCTTTGTCCATCAATTTTTATACTAATAATTTACCACGCGCCACAATACTTGGCAACGGCAAAGTAGGAATAGGAATCAATAATCCGTTGTGGCAATTAGATGTAGCCGATGAGATTAACATATCTCAGCCACGTAACTATTTTATGATAGGAGGCGAAACAGTGCTTCACAATGCCGGAACAGAAAATATTTTTACCGGTGTAAATTGTGGAAAAGATATTTTGGCAGGAAATGCTTCGGCAAACATGAATACTTTCAATGGATTTTCTGCCGGTGAGTTTGCTTCTGGAAATGATAATGTTTTTATTGGGCATAGCACAGGACGATATAGTAACGGACAATCCAATTCATTTATGGGTACTCTAAACGGAAGTTCAAATGCAGTTGGCAGTAATAATACTTTTATAGGCACACAGGCAGGAAGCAGAGAAGAACAAGTGAACAATGCCGTTGCTATTGGCTACAAAGCCGAAGTAGAATGTAATGATTGTACGGTGCTAGGTGGAAAGTTTGTAGGCATAAACACCACCACACCCAAAACCACCCTTGAAGTAAACGGCACTATAACCACCAAACAACTCATCATAGCAAACGAAAACCAAAAACAAGATTTAATAGCCATTCTCAACGAACTGAAAAACGAAATAGGCCAACTGAAAGAACAAATTAATCAATTGACAAAAAATTAAAGGTGATGAAAAAACTTATACTACTTATTTTAACTTTTGCTTACAACCTTTGCAATGCACAAATTAATTTAGTACCCAACCCCTCCTTTGAGGATACTGTTGCTTGTCCAACTAACGTAATGATGATTGATAGTACTGTAGGATGGAGCAGTTACCGATTATCCCCTGATTATTTTAATTCATGTAATCAAAACGGACATGCGGGTGTACCAGCTAATGATTGGGGATATCAATATGCTAAAACAGGTGATGCTTATGCAGGAATTGTAACTTATGCAAAATTTGCAACTGATTTTAGAGAAATGATAGGTATTCAGCTATTGCAAGCTCTTACAGTTGGACAAAAATATTATTTATCATTTTATGTTAATAACTCTCGGGATAGCTCAAGTCATTATAATGCAGCCTCTAACAAAATGGGAGCTAAATTTTTAACCACAGCGTATTCCCAAGCAAGCCCTATTCCGATAGACAATTTCGCTCATATTTATTCTGATTCAATAATTACTGATTCCATAAATTGGATAAAAATTTCAGGCTCTTTTATAGCTAATTTAGCCTACCAGTATTTAGCAATAGGTAATTTTTTTTCCGATTCAACTTGTACACACATCTTATTAGACAGCCTCGCTTCAATGGCTTATTATTACATTGATGATGTCAAGCTTTCCACCGATTCCGACTTTGTTAATTCAATTCATGCAATTGATAATATTGATTTAGTTCAAATTTTTCCGAATCCTGCAAGGGATTGGATAGTAGTGGAAGGAAGAAATATTACATCAATTGAGGTATTTGATTTATGCGGAAAATTAATAATTCCTAAAATAACAGTTTCTTCTTTCAAAACACAAGTAGATATTTCTACTTTAAGCTATGGAGTTTATATTGTTAAAACAAATACCTCAATTGATACATACAGAAACAAATTTATTCACTTTTAAAATCAAAATATTATGAAATATACATTCACATATTTATTTGCATTGAGCATATTGCTCTGCAATTTAAGATTTGCTTATAGTCAGGCAACATCTGGAAATAATGCTAATGCTCCTGTTGGAGCAAATGATTATATTGGCTGGACAAGCGGCACTAACACACCTCTTGTAATAAAAAATGAAGATGCACAACCCATCCATTTTTACACCAATGCAGGGGCGGGTACTTTTAATAATATGCGAATGACCATACTAGGCAATGGCAGAGTAGGAATAGGAATCAATAATCCGTTGTGGCAATTAGATGTAGCCGATGAGATTAACATATCTCAGCCACGCAACTATTATATGATAGGAGGCGAAACAGTGCTTCACAATGCCGGAACAGAAAATATTTTTACCGGTGTAAATTGTGGAAAAGATATTTTGGCAGGAAATGTTTCGGGAAACATGAATACTTTCAATGGATTTTCTGCCGGTGAGTTTGCTTCCGGAAATGATAATGTTTTTATTGGGGATAACACAGGACGATATAGTAACGGACAATCCAATATATTTATTGGTACTGCTGCCGGCATCAACAATCTTGGTGATTACAATTCAATAGTTGGTTTTACAGCTGGAATGTATTTAACCACAGGAAATGAAAATACCTTTATGGGATTACGCGCAGGCGAATGTAATACATCGGGCAGCAACAATACCTTTATGGGTGCACTTAGCGGAAGTTCAAATGCAGGTGGCAGCAATAATACTTTTATAGGCGCACAGGCAGGAAGCAGAGCAGAACAAGTGAATAATGCCATAGCCATTGGCTACAAAGCCGAAGTAAGATGTAATGACTGTACAGTACTTGGTGGAAAGTTTGTAGGTATAAACACCACCACACCCCAAACCACCCTTGAAGTAAACGGCACTATAACCACCAAACAACTCATCATAGCCAACGAAAATCAAAAACAAGATGTAACAGCCATGCTCAACGAGCTGAAAAATGAAATAGCCCAACTGAAAGAACAAATTAATCAATTAACAAAAAATTAAAGGTGATGAAAAAACTTATACTATTAATTTTAACTTTCGCTTGCACGTTTTGTAATGCACAAATTAATTTAGTACCTAACCCCTCCTTTGAAGATACCATAGAGTGCCCCCATTTTTCCAATCAAGTGGATAAGGCTATGGGGTGGTGGCCAAGTAATACCTCACCAGATTATTTTCATGCATGTAA encodes:
- a CDS encoding T9SS type A sorting domain-containing protein codes for the protein MKKLILLMLTFACSLCNAQINLVPNFGFEEYDTCPNTWDEVNLATGWSKYCPSSYTPDYFNACASPSTVGVPKSLFCYQSDHRNCGAYMGLVTWGVAVPNERELIGIQLTQSLVIGQKYFLSFYTVMGGASDGTYYYDVPSNNIGMRLSTVAYSASNPVPIDNFSHLRSTTIITDTANWIRISGSIVADSAYQYLILGNFYDDANTDTISLTCPECFNAWGYYLIDDVCISTDSSLCNGGIDALPCVVSVEENILEHQFSFYPNPATDFVRIQNNFNAPFNLSVFNALGQELYSKQNITSNNLQLDVNSYNAGLLFIKITSQNNQFTYKLLKQ
- a CDS encoding T9SS type A sorting domain-containing protein produces the protein MKKFILLITIYCFLIQTSEAQINLVRNYSFEDTISCITGGGQVSKARYWQIVSFTPDYFHTCSPFWQVGIPFNNFGFQWPNTGEAYMGAISYSASTPLYRECIGQQLFSALSIGVKYYVTLKVCLAFSPSTGWNAACNKIGVLLSTTNYLNDSNIINNWCQVSSDSIIKDSINWVTVRGSFIADSAYSFITIGNLFSNANTDTINLSPSNTHQVYYYLDDVCLSTDSLFCESLTVLPEVIHNTKLGIYPSPAKDKIHIENLPSSTVSIEIINVNGIIIKKIYPIGRKNLVEDISIYQEGIYILKFNYEYSENTVKFIKSNY
- a CDS encoding T9SS type A sorting domain-containing protein, with amino-acid sequence MKKLILLILTFAYNLCNAQINLVPNPSFEDTVACPTNVMMIDSTVGWSSYRLSPDYFNSCNQNGHAGVPANDWGYQYAKTGDAYAGIVTYAKFATDFREMIGIQLLQALTVGQKYYLSFYVNNSRDSSSHYNAASNKMGAKFLTTAYSQASPIPIDNFAHIYSDSIITDSINWIKISGSFIANLAYQYLAIGNFFSDSTCTHILLDSLASMAYYYIDDVKLSTDSDFVNSIHAIDNIDLVQIFPNPARDWIVVEGRNITSIEVFDLCGKLIIPKITVSSFKTQVDISTLSYGVYIVKTNTSIDTYRNKFIHF